From Desulforhopalus sp., one genomic window encodes:
- a CDS encoding SDR family NAD(P)-dependent oxidoreductase: MSRTIAITGATGFIGSMVAQRLVSSGWQVRALVRPASLHKRPQGLGVEWITGGMDDTDSLQRMTAGVEAIVHCAGVVRGSTLKDFEYINVDGVARLVKVATAQHPQPKFLLISSLAAREPHLSFYAASKRNGENMLASLAGDMFWGVFRPAAVYGPGDHEMRPLFQWMFRGVAPLIGSEEKRVSLLYVVDLVEAMHSWLQNSKHSQRCYELHDGHPNGYSWHEIISAAERLSGKAIFRAHIPVCCVRILAKLNLMAAHVLGGPPMLTPGKVRELIHPDWVADNSQLHGETEWSPRILLEEGLQQTMRLAR, translated from the coding sequence ATGTCTCGAACTATTGCAATAACCGGAGCAACTGGATTTATCGGCAGCATGGTGGCCCAGAGGTTGGTTTCCTCCGGTTGGCAGGTGCGGGCGCTGGTCCGACCTGCTTCGCTCCATAAGCGCCCCCAAGGTCTTGGTGTCGAGTGGATTACAGGTGGCATGGACGATACAGACAGCTTGCAACGGATGACCGCCGGGGTGGAAGCAATTGTCCACTGTGCCGGTGTGGTCCGCGGATCCACTCTGAAGGATTTTGAATACATCAATGTTGATGGTGTAGCCCGATTGGTTAAGGTAGCGACTGCGCAGCACCCTCAACCGAAGTTTTTACTCATTTCCTCCCTCGCAGCCCGTGAACCCCATCTTTCATTTTATGCCGCGAGCAAGCGCAATGGCGAGAATATGCTGGCCTCTCTCGCAGGTGATATGTTTTGGGGGGTTTTTCGCCCTGCCGCGGTATATGGCCCCGGAGATCATGAAATGCGGCCTCTGTTCCAATGGATGTTCAGAGGTGTCGCCCCGCTCATCGGATCTGAAGAAAAACGTGTTTCGCTATTGTACGTGGTGGATCTGGTTGAAGCCATGCATTCCTGGTTGCAGAACAGCAAACATTCGCAGCGTTGTTATGAGTTGCACGATGGTCACCCGAACGGATATTCATGGCATGAGATTATTTCCGCCGCCGAACGGTTGAGCGGGAAGGCAATATTCAGGGCTCATATACCGGTATGTTGTGTGCGAATACTCGCAAAACTGAACCTCATGGCAGCACATGTTCTTGGCGGACCGCCAATGCTGACGCCCGGCAAGGTGCGGGAATTGATCCATCCGGACTGGGTGGCGGACAACAGTCAGTTGCACGGTGAAACTGAGTGGAGTCCTCGGATTTTGCTGGAGGAAGGGTTGCAGCAAACGATGAGGCTTGCAAGATGA
- a CDS encoding phosphopantetheine-binding protein, whose product MATDEQILQQIQGLLQQILPGHALRVTVDLNLTNDLDLDSLKVLELLEKLEDAYDISIPINILAGIRTVGDLVEEIEKLTDS is encoded by the coding sequence ATGGCAACAGATGAACAGATATTGCAGCAGATCCAAGGCTTGTTGCAACAGATACTCCCGGGACATGCCCTGCGGGTGACGGTAGACCTGAATCTGACGAACGATCTGGATCTTGATTCACTCAAGGTTTTGGAACTTCTGGAGAAATTAGAAGACGCCTATGACATTTCCATACCGATTAACATACTGGCGGGGATCCGGACCGTGGGAGATCTCGTTGAAGAAATTGAGAAATTGACTGATTCATAA
- the lptB gene encoding LPS export ABC transporter ATP-binding protein has protein sequence MERKLSARGLEKSYKGRKVVRGVDLEVNSGQVIGLLGPNGAGKTTTFYMVVGLIQPDKGQVLLDEQDLTDLPIYTRARAGISYLPQEMSVFRKLTVEDNLLAILETLNISYSEQQIRKEHLLADFRLSYLAKNLSYTLSGGEQRRLEIARALVIEPAFILMDEPFAGVDPIAVINIQNSIRQLKGRGIGVLISDHNVRETLCVCDKAYILDHGEILEFGEPDFIATSPRAKETYLGEKFRL, from the coding sequence ATGGAAAGAAAGCTTTCAGCACGGGGACTTGAGAAGTCCTATAAAGGCCGGAAGGTTGTTCGCGGGGTCGACCTGGAGGTTAACTCAGGGCAGGTTATCGGCCTGCTGGGTCCGAACGGTGCAGGAAAAACAACGACCTTTTATATGGTGGTCGGCCTGATTCAGCCAGACAAGGGCCAGGTTCTGCTTGATGAACAGGACCTGACCGACTTGCCCATATACACCAGGGCTCGTGCCGGAATCTCCTATTTACCGCAAGAAATGTCCGTTTTCCGCAAACTGACCGTTGAAGACAATCTACTGGCCATCCTGGAAACCTTAAATATCAGCTACAGCGAACAACAGATACGCAAGGAGCATTTGTTGGCTGATTTCCGGTTGTCGTATTTAGCAAAAAACCTGAGTTATACGCTGTCCGGCGGCGAACAGAGACGTCTTGAGATTGCCAGAGCACTGGTGATAGAACCGGCATTTATCTTGATGGATGAACCATTTGCGGGAGTCGACCCCATTGCCGTCATCAATATTCAAAACAGTATCCGTCAATTGAAAGGGAGAGGGATCGGTGTGCTGATCTCGGATCATAACGTCAGGGAAACGCTGTGCGTCTGCGATAAAGCCTATATTCTCGACCATGGAGAAATACTGGAATTTGGCGAACCTGACTTTATCGCCACCAGTCCCAGGGCTAAAGAAACCTACCTGGGAGAAAAATTCCGGCTTTAA
- a CDS encoding ABC transporter ATP-binding protein/permease: MRLIITFFKAYPSQSIVTLIAMLLAGIAEGFGLTMLLPLLGVVINTTSGADSLAGYSHSPLEHFVTGFFAAVGLRPTMGVLLAFFVGCIIVTALLSLLANKKVGYMVAQVATDLRLALIRALFATRWEYYVHQPIGKYTNAFATEANRSADAYLYGIRVIALLLRTAVYTGVALLMAWKETLIALAAGVIILYILGSLVTKAKKAGQRQTSLLNSLLALLTDTLQSIKPLKAMARENMADLVLQKETRKLNRVLQKQVFSKEALKALQEPLITIFFAFALYVAMIWWHVPLATVITMAFMLVKILKTLQNAQKEHQTMVIAESAYWSLLSRIQENEEEQEDLSGTIEPIFNDSIRLHNVNFSYGDKPILKNISLDFPKGTFSAIIGPSGAGKTTIVDLITGLLSPQTGRVWIDDRNLAAINLRSWRHMIGYVPQETLLLHDSVQLNVTLGDSRFTDKDVEDALRAAGAWDFVAEMTDGIDTVVGERGSRLSGGQRQRITIARALVHKPRLLILDEATSALDPASEAAICVTLRQLRGTLTILAISHQTAILDAADRAYRLESGFAHYIE; this comes from the coding sequence ATGCGTTTAATCATCACTTTCTTCAAGGCGTACCCTTCCCAGAGCATTGTCACGCTCATCGCCATGCTGCTTGCCGGTATTGCCGAAGGCTTTGGCTTAACGATGCTGCTGCCCCTCCTGGGCGTTGTCATCAACACAACAAGCGGGGCGGATAGTCTCGCCGGATATTCGCATTCGCCGCTGGAACACTTTGTTACCGGTTTTTTTGCTGCGGTCGGTTTGCGGCCCACCATGGGTGTCCTTTTAGCTTTTTTTGTGGGATGCATTATCGTAACAGCCCTGCTCTCCCTGCTGGCGAATAAGAAGGTTGGATATATGGTGGCCCAGGTGGCCACTGATCTACGTCTGGCGCTGATACGCGCACTCTTTGCCACACGCTGGGAATACTATGTCCATCAGCCGATCGGCAAGTATACGAATGCGTTTGCCACTGAGGCCAACCGGTCGGCAGACGCCTATCTGTATGGTATCCGGGTCATCGCGTTGCTTCTGCGCACGGCGGTGTACACAGGTGTTGCCTTGCTGATGGCATGGAAAGAGACCCTCATTGCACTGGCGGCCGGCGTCATTATCCTCTATATCCTTGGCAGCTTAGTCACCAAAGCCAAAAAGGCCGGGCAACGTCAGACAAGCCTGCTCAATTCGCTGCTCGCCCTGTTGACCGATACCCTGCAATCCATTAAACCATTAAAGGCCATGGCCCGGGAAAATATGGCCGATCTGGTGCTGCAGAAAGAGACGAGAAAATTAAACCGGGTCTTGCAGAAGCAGGTGTTCAGTAAAGAGGCCTTAAAGGCCCTGCAGGAACCCCTGATTACCATCTTTTTCGCCTTTGCCCTGTATGTGGCGATGATCTGGTGGCATGTCCCTCTGGCCACCGTTATAACCATGGCCTTTATGCTGGTGAAAATTCTAAAGACCTTGCAGAACGCCCAGAAAGAACATCAGACCATGGTCATCGCTGAAAGTGCATATTGGTCTCTGTTGTCCAGGATTCAGGAGAACGAAGAGGAACAAGAAGATCTTAGCGGCACGATTGAACCGATCTTTAACGATTCGATCCGCCTGCACAATGTCAATTTTTCGTATGGGGACAAACCGATTTTGAAAAATATATCGCTGGATTTTCCCAAAGGGACATTTTCAGCGATCATTGGCCCATCTGGTGCAGGCAAGACGACCATCGTTGATCTGATAACCGGCCTGCTTTCGCCCCAGACAGGCCGAGTGTGGATTGATGATAGAAACCTTGCCGCGATCAACCTGAGAAGTTGGCGCCATATGATAGGTTATGTGCCGCAGGAAACCCTGCTGTTGCATGATTCCGTGCAACTGAATGTGACTCTTGGCGACTCAAGGTTCACCGACAAGGATGTGGAAGATGCCCTGCGAGCAGCGGGGGCCTGGGATTTTGTCGCTGAAATGACGGATGGGATCGATACCGTGGTTGGAGAACGGGGAAGCCGCCTTTCAGGTGGGCAGCGACAGCGCATTACCATCGCCCGCGCCTTGGTCCATAAACCCAGGCTGCTGATCCTGGATGAGGCCACCAGCGCCCTTGATCCGGCCAGCGAGGCTGCTATCTGTGTTACCCTGAGGCAGCTGCGCGGTACGCTCACGATTCTGGCTATATCTCATCAGACAGCCATCCTGGATGCAGCCGACCGGGCATACCGGCTCGAAAGCGGATTTGCTCATTACATAGAATGA
- a CDS encoding aminotransferase class I/II-fold pyridoxal phosphate-dependent enzyme translates to MDIFYKFRQLAEVRRSMEKNCSDFFNIVLEDISSPTEAVVNGRPTLLLGTNNYLGLTFNKECINASCLAAEKEGTGTTGSRMANGTFAGHIALEHELSDFYGRTHTIIFSTGYLANLAILSTAVGPGEVILLDADCHASIYDGCRLGGAEVIRFRHNDVRDLEKRLQRLVKRETNVLIVVEGLYSMMGDRAPLADIVSVKQKYGAYLVVDEAHSLGVLGENGRGLTEEAGVEDLVDFVIGTFSKSLGAIGGFCTSNHPELELIRYASRPYIFTASLSPSTIASTRTALKIIRSLPALRKRLWDNANFLYERIKGLGYEVGPAASPIIAIHYRNVEEAFAIWNSLLQRGIYVNMVLPPATPGGGALLRCSLSAAHSKEQIERIGEAFASLAGSRT, encoded by the coding sequence ATGGATATTTTTTATAAGTTCCGGCAACTGGCGGAGGTAAGGAGGTCGATGGAGAAGAATTGCAGTGATTTCTTCAACATCGTTCTGGAGGACATATCGTCACCCACCGAGGCTGTGGTGAACGGCCGCCCGACACTTCTGCTCGGCACCAATAATTACCTGGGGCTCACCTTTAACAAGGAATGCATCAACGCATCATGTCTGGCCGCGGAAAAGGAGGGCACCGGCACAACTGGTTCGCGAATGGCCAACGGGACATTTGCCGGACATATTGCGTTGGAGCACGAGCTGTCGGATTTTTATGGCCGTACCCATACCATCATATTTTCTACCGGGTATCTCGCCAACTTGGCTATACTGTCAACCGCCGTCGGCCCCGGTGAGGTGATCCTGCTGGATGCTGACTGCCATGCCAGCATCTATGACGGATGCCGGTTGGGCGGAGCGGAAGTCATCCGATTCCGGCATAACGATGTCCGCGATCTGGAAAAGCGCCTGCAGCGGCTTGTCAAAAGAGAAACCAATGTGCTGATTGTGGTTGAAGGCCTGTACAGCATGATGGGCGACAGGGCGCCGCTGGCAGATATTGTCTCCGTGAAGCAGAAGTATGGTGCGTATCTCGTTGTTGATGAAGCACATTCCCTCGGCGTGCTTGGGGAGAACGGCCGCGGCTTGACCGAGGAGGCCGGGGTTGAGGATCTGGTAGATTTTGTCATCGGGACATTCAGCAAAAGCCTGGGGGCGATCGGTGGTTTCTGCACCAGCAACCACCCGGAACTGGAACTTATCCGTTACGCCAGCAGGCCGTATATATTCACCGCCTCTCTTTCACCATCGACGATCGCCTCCACCCGGACAGCCCTGAAAATCATACGTTCACTACCTGCATTGCGAAAACGGCTATGGGACAATGCCAATTTCCTGTATGAACGGATCAAAGGACTCGGTTACGAAGTTGGTCCCGCCGCCAGTCCTATTATTGCCATACACTACAGGAACGTGGAAGAGGCCTTCGCCATATGGAACAGCCTGCTGCAACGCGGCATCTATGTCAACATGGTCTTGCCGCCCGCCACACCTGGCGGGGGGGCGCTCCTCCGCTGCAGTCTCAGTGCCGCACACTCCAAGGAGCAGATCGAAAGGATTGGTGAGGCGTTTGCTTCGCTGGCAGGTTCTCGTACCTGA
- a CDS encoding Nramp family divalent metal transporter: MKFNFETIDRKGYRPVFAALEIFKYIGPGLLITVGFIDPGNWAANIAAGAGFGYRLLWMVTLSTIMLIVLQHNVAHLGIATGLCLSEAATTYTPKALSRGVLLTAVLASISTSLAEIMGGAIALNMLFHIPIVPGSLLMIAIVGIMLFSNSYKITEKIIVGFVSIIGLSFLYELILVDIDWSAAAAGWITPTIPEGSIMIVMSVLGAVVMPHNLFLHSEVIQSRQWNLEDENTISKQLDYEFLDTLMSMGIGWAINSAMILLAAATFFKAGRPVNELQQAQSLLTPLVGENAAVIFAVALLFAGLASTITSAMAGGTIFAGMYNEPYDLKDNHTRLGVAISLLGAFAVILFIGNPFRALILSQMLLSIQLPFTIFLQIYLTSSRKVMGKYANSNATTLLLLFIGTVITLLNVLLFKSFL, encoded by the coding sequence ATGAAATTTAATTTCGAAACCATTGACCGGAAAGGCTATCGCCCGGTCTTTGCTGCCCTGGAGATCTTCAAATACATCGGACCCGGCTTGCTGATCACCGTTGGTTTCATCGATCCCGGCAATTGGGCCGCGAACATCGCCGCTGGAGCTGGATTTGGCTACCGGTTGCTTTGGATGGTTACCCTCTCCACGATCATGCTGATTGTCCTGCAGCACAACGTCGCTCACCTGGGCATAGCCACAGGGCTCTGTCTCTCGGAAGCCGCCACCACTTATACCCCGAAGGCTCTCTCGCGCGGAGTCCTACTCACGGCAGTGCTGGCCTCAATATCCACTTCGCTTGCCGAAATCATGGGAGGAGCCATCGCCCTAAACATGCTCTTCCATATCCCCATTGTACCGGGATCACTACTGATGATAGCCATTGTCGGGATCATGCTGTTCAGCAATTCCTACAAGATAACTGAAAAAATCATCGTCGGTTTCGTCTCGATTATCGGCCTGTCCTTTCTCTATGAACTCATCCTGGTCGATATCGACTGGTCGGCGGCAGCCGCGGGCTGGATAACTCCAACCATACCCGAAGGATCAATCATGATCGTCATGAGTGTACTCGGGGCGGTTGTCATGCCGCACAATCTTTTCCTCCATTCTGAGGTCATCCAGAGCCGTCAGTGGAATCTTGAAGATGAAAACACCATCAGCAAACAGCTTGATTATGAATTTCTCGACACCCTGATGTCAATGGGGATTGGCTGGGCCATCAACAGCGCCATGATCCTGTTGGCAGCCGCCACCTTTTTCAAGGCCGGCAGGCCGGTGAATGAACTACAGCAGGCGCAGTCACTGCTGACGCCGCTGGTGGGAGAAAATGCCGCGGTGATATTCGCCGTTGCCCTGCTCTTTGCCGGGCTGGCGTCGACCATAACCTCGGCCATGGCCGGCGGCACAATATTTGCCGGCATGTACAACGAGCCCTACGACCTCAAAGACAACCACACTCGCCTCGGAGTTGCCATCTCCCTCTTGGGTGCATTCGCGGTCATCCTCTTTATCGGTAACCCGTTCAGGGCCCTCATCCTTTCCCAGATGCTCCTCAGCATCCAGCTCCCCTTTACCATTTTCCTGCAGATTTACCTGACCTCGTCGCGGAAGGTCATGGGTAAGTATGCGAACTCAAATGCAACAACGCTATTACTGCTCTTTATCGGCACCGTCATAACGCTGCTGAATGTGTTGTTGTTCAAAAGTTTTTTGTAA
- a CDS encoding IS1634 family transposase: MAHFHIKTKKGRPYLYVREIARVDGKPKVISQIYIGSPEKVAGLLGGKEADLLNLKVEEFGSLWLAHQIDRDIDLCGIVDSVVPKAERETGPSIGEYFLYCVLNRMVQAVSKNKLADWYKKTAIQHIRPVDLDELTSKRYWEKWDRVSETELQTIARQFFERIWQIETPTADFLLFDTTNYYTYMASQTDSKLAQRGKNKAGKHHLRQIGLGLLVARDSRLPLYYSVYPGNIHDSKHFEAVMDEMFGVVCGLNKTKERLTVVIDKGMNADDNYAWIDEQSRVHFITTYSTYFAEDLAITPMNHFEPADTTENRRRIEEGQEDECLLAYRTKGEYWGKERTVIVTHTPASARKQAYTFADKLEAMRQELLAVRAKVRKAPHWRNEVAVRERYVRFCEHIHMTPQLYELEFEQSPDGLVLTFRKNTYLVDRKQAMFGKNIIITDNTDWLTGDIIEASLARWQVEERFRLSKNDDLVGTSPVRHWTDSKIRCHLFTCVVAMTYLRRIELKMTAAGRKRSIEEIMEDMRHLHYVLSIKKGSRTPERRLETPSKTQGEVLSAFGYRVDESGVLQGPVG, from the coding sequence ATGGCGCATTTTCACATAAAAACCAAAAAGGGAAGACCCTACCTCTATGTGCGGGAGATTGCCAGGGTAGACGGCAAGCCAAAGGTTATTTCCCAGATCTACATCGGGTCACCGGAAAAGGTCGCAGGTTTGCTTGGCGGCAAAGAGGCGGATCTTTTGAACTTGAAAGTTGAAGAGTTCGGCTCACTCTGGCTTGCACATCAGATCGATCGAGATATTGATCTCTGCGGAATCGTCGATAGTGTCGTTCCAAAGGCAGAGAGGGAAACCGGTCCTTCGATCGGTGAGTATTTTCTCTATTGCGTACTGAACCGGATGGTACAGGCCGTCAGTAAAAACAAACTCGCCGATTGGTATAAGAAGACGGCCATCCAGCATATCCGACCCGTCGATCTGGATGAACTCACCAGCAAGCGCTACTGGGAGAAATGGGACCGAGTGAGCGAAACAGAACTACAGACGATTGCTCGCCAGTTCTTCGAGCGTATCTGGCAAATCGAGACGCCGACCGCCGATTTTCTGCTCTTCGATACCACCAATTACTATACCTACATGGCCAGTCAAACCGACTCGAAGCTTGCCCAACGGGGAAAGAACAAGGCGGGCAAGCATCATCTGCGGCAGATTGGCTTAGGACTTCTGGTCGCACGGGATTCACGGTTGCCGTTGTATTACAGTGTCTATCCCGGCAACATCCATGACAGCAAGCATTTTGAGGCGGTGATGGATGAGATGTTTGGTGTTGTTTGTGGCCTCAACAAAACGAAAGAACGGCTCACCGTCGTTATCGACAAGGGCATGAACGCCGATGACAATTACGCTTGGATTGACGAGCAGTCCCGGGTTCACTTTATCACCACCTATTCGACATATTTTGCCGAAGACCTGGCGATAACCCCGATGAATCACTTTGAACCTGCCGATACGACCGAGAATCGTCGGCGTATTGAGGAAGGTCAGGAGGATGAGTGTCTGCTCGCGTACCGGACCAAAGGCGAGTATTGGGGCAAAGAGCGAACCGTGATTGTTACCCATACCCCTGCGTCTGCCCGCAAGCAGGCCTACACCTTTGCCGATAAACTGGAGGCCATGCGCCAGGAGTTGCTGGCCGTGCGGGCAAAGGTAAGAAAGGCTCCGCACTGGCGGAATGAGGTAGCTGTTCGAGAACGATACGTCAGATTTTGTGAACACATACACATGACGCCGCAATTGTATGAGCTGGAATTCGAACAATCCCCTGACGGCCTGGTGCTGACCTTTCGCAAAAATACCTACCTGGTCGACCGGAAGCAGGCCATGTTTGGGAAAAACATCATCATTACCGACAATACCGATTGGTTAACGGGCGATATCATTGAGGCAAGCCTTGCCCGCTGGCAGGTTGAGGAGCGCTTTCGACTCAGCAAGAACGATGATTTGGTAGGCACGAGCCCTGTCCGACATTGGACGGACAGCAAGATCAGGTGTCATCTTTTTACCTGTGTAGTGGCCATGACCTATTTGCGCAGGATCGAGTTGAAGATGACAGCTGCCGGACGGAAACGTTCAATTGAGGAGATCATGGAAGACATGCGGCATCTGCATTATGTCTTGAGCATAAAAAAGGGGAGCCGGACACCTGAGCGCCGCCTGGAAACTCCCAGTAAGACCCAAGGCGAAGTCCTATCGGCCTTTGGCTACCGCGTCGACGAGAGTGGGGTCTTACAGGGTCCCGTGGGTTAA
- a CDS encoding PilZ domain-containing protein has protein sequence MKKRRHQRVEVQNLVANLSDGVEFFSATVCNISRLGILLNDIPQKLKSQGKKLSIIVSAKGRNFRMQVQQKWVSGNTSEGKMGVEILDPPMGWTVFAMICEPKDEDIWAATTHLPGF, from the coding sequence ATGAAAAAGCGACGCCACCAAAGGGTTGAAGTGCAAAATCTGGTTGCTAATCTTTCAGACGGAGTTGAATTCTTCTCGGCAACCGTATGCAACATTTCTCGTCTTGGCATTCTATTGAATGATATTCCTCAAAAACTTAAAAGCCAGGGTAAAAAGTTGTCAATAATCGTTTCCGCAAAGGGTAGAAATTTCAGAATGCAGGTCCAACAAAAATGGGTTAGTGGGAATACATCCGAAGGGAAAATGGGTGTGGAAATTCTCGATCCTCCTATGGGTTGGACTGTGTTTGCAATGATTTGTGAACCCAAAGATGAAGATATCTGGGCTGCGACAACACATTTACCGGGTTTTTAA